In the genome of Monodelphis domestica isolate mMonDom1 chromosome 2, mMonDom1.pri, whole genome shotgun sequence, one region contains:
- the SERPINF1 gene encoding pigment epithelium-derived factor, producing MDFSSGAMMKSLLVFLWAIAFVGYGNYAAGAPQEEPLPGPDTTGATAVEEEDPFFKVPVNKLAAAVSNFGYDLYRQKSSESPTTNVLLSPLSVATALSALSLGADPKTQSTIHRALYYDLITNQDIHSTYKELLATVTAAQKNLKSASRIVLEKKLRIKAAFITPLDKSYGMRPRILTGNSRTDLQEMNNWIQGQMKGKILQSSRALPSDVSILLFSVAHFKGQWLTKFDSKKTSLQDFHLDEDRTIRVPMMSDPRAILRYGLDSDLNCKIAQLPLSGSMSIIFFLPMKVTQNLTQIEESLTSEFVHDIDRELKTIQAVLAVPKIQLSFDGEVTEMVKQLKLQSLFDSPDFSKITGKAIKITQVEHRAAFEWNEDGAGTTPGPSVQPSRLAFLLDYHLDKPFIFVLRDTDTGALLFVGKVLDPRGP from the exons gTGCCATGATGAAGAGCCTTCTGGTGTTCCTGTGGGCCATAGCCTTCGTAGGCTATGGGAACTATGCAGCAGGAGCTCCACAGGAG GAACCCCTGCCAGGGCCAGACACCACTGGGGCCACAGCAGTAGAGGAGGAGGACCCCTTTTTCAAAGTCCCGGTGAACAAGTTGGCAGCGGCTGTCTCCAACTTCGGCTACGACCTCTATCGCCAGAAATCTAGTGAGAGCCCCACCACCAACGTGCTTCTGTCTCCGCTGAGCGTGGCCACAGCTCTGTCTGCTCTCTCCCTGG GTGCTGACCCAAAGACACAATCCACCATTCACCGTGCCCTCTACTATGACCTGATCACCAATCAAGACATTCACAGCACCTACAAAGAACTCCTGGCCACCGTCACCGCTGCTCAGAAGAACCTGAAGAGCGCCTCTCGCATTGTCTTAGAAAAAA AGCTGCGGATAAAAGCTGCGTTCATCACGCCACTGGATAAGTCTTACGGGATGAGGCCCAGGATTCTGACGGGCAACTCACGCACGGATCTCCAGGAAATGAACAACTGGATCCAGGGGCAGATGAAAGGGAAGATCCTCCAGTCCTCCAGAGCTCTGCCCAGCGACGTCAGCATCCTCCTCTTCTCTGTGGCTCACTTCAAAG GGCAGTGGCTGACAAAGTTTGACTCCAAAAAGACTTCCCTTCAGGACTTCCACTTGGACGAAGACAGGACCATCAGGGTCCCCATGATGTCTGACCCCAGGGCGATCCTCCGCTACGGCCTAGACTCTGACCTCAACTGCAAG ATCGCCCAGCTGCCCTTGAGCGGGAGCATGTCCATCATCTTCTTCCTGCCCATGAAAGTGACCCAGAACCTGACGCAGATCGAGGAGAGCCTCACCTCTGAGTTTGTCCATGACATCGACAGAGAGCTGAAGACCATCCAGGCCGTGCTGGCTGTGCCCAAGATCCAGCTGAGCTTTGATGGTGAAGTCACGGAGATGGTGAAGCAGCTGA AACTCCAGTCTCTGTTCGACTCCCCGGACTTCAGCAAGATCACGGGCAAAGCCATCAAGATCACTCAGGTGGAACACAGGGCGGCCTTCGAGTGGAACGAGGACGGGGCAGGAACGACGCCCGGCCCGAGCGTCCAGCCCTCTCGCCTCGCCTTCCTTCTGGACTACCACCTCGACAAGCCCTTCATCTTTGTTCTCCGGGACACGGACACGGGGGCCCTGCTCTTCGTGGGCAAAGTCTTGGACCCCAGGGGCCCGTGA